The sequence below is a genomic window from Echeneis naucrates chromosome 13, fEcheNa1.1, whole genome shotgun sequence.
TGAAACTACTAAATAATTATCAGTTCCAGATACAACTGTGTCAAACTGGTCACCAGAAAATGAAGTTTATGCACCTCATCCCCACAAAAGTTATAATGGTCCGTTTTTTTCATTAAGACATTTAAATTTTAGTAAATTTATCAGCGAAGTCACAAAATGTtcagactgaaaaaaacaaaaaaaaaaaaaacaaacaattgcCTTACTTTCATTTCCTCCAAGGACAAAACTGCTATACAGAACACcggaatgttttatttaatattagGATTCACTCTAAATTTGGCAGTGTGTTCACTACTGCAATCACTGAATTGTATAATATagcttgtgttttctctacattcattcaattttttatttatttatttttttcttgtcgCAAATACACCACCGGCAcatttctccaccttcacagcaaAGCCTGGGGATGAGCATAATGGCCGGTGTTGGGAGAGATCCTATCAGCGTTAATATGACGTTAATTACTCGCGGGAGCTCGGCCTTGAAACTGATATCACAACAGGCACCAGGTCGGAGAGTCATGAGTGTTATCCTGAAAAATAGGGCAGCGACTTACCGGAGAAAAGGAGACTTATTAGCTTAAGATACCTCATCAAagattttacaagttaaatagACATTCACAAAGTATTGATGGCCAGCTAACATTACACATACAGTTACCTTAAGTTAATTGGGCCCGGTGCTAACTCAGTGACACTAACGTGGGTAAAATAAAttgatagcattaagctaatatcgACCCGCCATTatgtattaactgctgactgcattttcagatgagcttattcaaatatttctctaagaaGAGAAATACAACTGATGATGACACTAGTCATATATCATTAACCTTTTACTGACTTATAAATGATAGGttaaaaaaacatgtattttaatGGTCACACTTGTAATCAGATGTGATGTGAGTGTAAATTGTCTAATGCTACTCAAATTTTTAATGTAATCGTAATagacaattttttattttttttttactttttacgtTCAGCGTTTATCTAACGTTGTATATGGCTGAGATGTATAGGTTGCAGTGGTTGTAAGggaaaaagtcattttcaaCTGGTCAACCAATAAATaggttgtaaaagttaaatctgcagtcaagtgtcatttgtttatgCTGCTATGGACCCCTGGAGAGCCTACCCCcactgttgaagaaaaaaaaaaaaaatgctagaGTAAACACTAGCTACCTAAAAAGTTACTCCTTTTTTGTGCCAAATTCCTTCAAGGGGTTACTGACAtataatgcagaaaaatatttctgttttgcaaAAAACAGTACTTACAGACCGacatttagacattttaaaGGTCTTTGTTgtccagatgatgaagatgaccgATGCTGAAAAGGCACAAACCCATACAAGCTTTAGAGACCAGAAAtcagtttttgaaaatattgaaaacacAGGTTTTATCATACAGTACCTATGACAGCAAAGATGAGCGTGTTGGTGAAGTGTCTGTAAAGAGAGAGCTTCACCACGTTCCTCCTCAGCCGCAGTAGCTTCATGGTCTGAGCCAGACTCACAAAGATGTGACCACACAGTCAAGGGATGAAAACGACAGAGGAAGTATACACAACTGGAATATTCCTCATTTCATTTCTACTTTAAGATCACTGCACCTCATTGTTCTAAGTAAAAGCAAAACctaaagagttaaaaaaaaaaaaaaaaaaaaaaaacaactcttgtGATCTGTAAGACATAGTCTAGTGTGCATTTCCACCAGTTGAGTGTGGTGTGTTGGAGAAATCTAGTACCAAACGGTTTTGGCCTGCAAGACAGTTCAAGGAGAAAAGCAATGTGCTTTAAATTCTGCATGCTGTAATAACTAAAAGTTTCAGTGCAAGGATTTTAAAATTGGTAATATTTCCACAAACCTTTGAAAATATACCTTAATATACATAAGAATTTTTGATGTGCAACCAAGGGAAACTAAGCTCATTAATTACATGGcattaaaattacattaaaacacatGCTTTCTTTAAATAGGACAGTAAATATCAccaaaaaaagctgaaaatggaTCAAAATGAAAAGCGTGAGAGAGAAACTTTCTCTGGCACTAGAAGTGGGAAGTCATAGTAGTGGATATCCACCAGCAGAGGGTAGAGTCGAGAACAGCCAGAGGAATAGCAGCCAGGAGAACTACATCATCTTCAGTCTAGagacaaaaagaagacagaCCGAGGTCGAAAGGGAGAGGAATGGATGATAAAAGGCGATAAACAAAAGAAGGAGGAGCAAGAAAGTTGGGTGGAGGAAAAAGAGCGACCAATGGTgtaaaagagagggagaaaagtcaacaaacacagagagtGAAAGCAAAAAATAGGAATGAGAAATGCAGACACACTGAACCATATTAAGGTCAAACAGCAGCGATTGGACTAGCGTTTGTTCTGCCTGATGCAGACAAAGCATAAATTGAAATTCCTTGTGTCATGTGaaacaagtcaaacaaataGAAGGAAGCCTCAAATTGATAGCTGGAAATAGGGAGCAGGTTTTTGATTGTTATCTCCCTCTTGTGGCAGCAGGTGCCACAGCCATGACAACAGGGCCACTGCCATTTTCACCTTGAGAAGGCTGTATGGCTACAGAAACTACGAAGTCTGTCCTGTGGCTCTGCTACAGTACACTTTATAGAGATTAACTCAGCTGAGGCTTTGTCTCGAAATAACACAGATATGGGTTACTGACCACATTTTCAATACATGGAACCATCTACAGGAGCTCTCAATCAAGCTTCTTACCACTGTAGTAAAGGCTTGTTTACCTACaaattaaccctaaccctaaagaAGAAAGTCTTTAGTGGAATGATGAGTGATAGTACTCTCAAGTACAGTTAtttctggaaacagaaaaaaaatatctttggaATAACTTAGAGCAAAAAACAGGATGCAATTATAGCtataaaaatatagatatattatATATCACTAAACGGTACACATTGAAGTTGGGATGGTGGAGATGCTGCAGTAGTCTGTATGGAATAAGTTTgaattttatgttgttttctcattttggtATATTTATGTCAATTAgggtttaattttattttttattatgaaactCAACTAAACACTTATTGTTCTACAACTTCCAGCGGTGTGGACACTGAAGATAAGATAGACAGAAACTGGTCCATTCGTGTGTTTGCATCTTAAGTGGGTTAAGCGTTTGGGTTCTGGTAGGggtttgtttgtatgtgcatgtgtgaacgTGTTAATAAGCGTGTACACGCAAAAGGATATCCACCAGACAATACAGGCGTCAGTGAAGGCCAGAACTATTTCACACAaaattttactgttgttgttgtttcccaATTCCTGAACAAAAAGACATGTTAGAAAGACGcacgtacacacatgcatgtacatacatacgcacacgcacacacacacagacttacactGGTAACTCGCAGTATACCCTCGATAATGCAAAACATTAGGTAGAGTAGACCGACTCCAACTACTCTGTGAAGCAAGGCACCAAGTCTGGGCctgatggaaagagagaaattgtgtgtgagagactgaGGAGATCAGATGACATTGACGTTTCAGGGATGaagaaagactgaaaatgatCATTAGTGATGACCCAAATCATGTACATTCTTCCTACCCCTTCATTAGTTCCCATATAGTGTGGGACCTATGCAGATGTCCACGTCTTCTTTGATTTTAAAGCAAGTATAGGCTCTAGATTAATATTATGAAAGTAACAGGGTGCTCTGAATACACAAACAGGATTCAGAAAAATCTGCATTAAAACAAGCCTCTGTGACAgtaatgtcacaacaaagcagtaaCAACTCTCAGCCTCCAAGCAGATTGTGATACCAAATCAAattttctgattggctcactgatCTGCTGTAATGAGAGCTCCAGCAAGAtgcctgagagagaaaatgtaaagcTACTCTGAGGACTTTGGTActtaaaatcacaaatatgCCTTcttatggacatcaacattcCAAATGCAACACTGGCAAAGACATATGGGACTTCTAAAGtaataatggggaaaaaagcaacCTTGCAACATTAAACTATAAATCGCAGGTGGCAGGTGGAAACTCACTTGACAATGCCGTATCCCAGACTGGCTATGATCACCAGCACTCTGGCCAGAGTCCTCTTCACTGCAGACAGCACCTCAGCAAACACTACTGCCCCATACACTACAAGAGGACACATTACAGCTCATTATCCATGAAGACTGGGCCCAAACCAACAATAATCACCTGTATTTCCACCTACCTGGCAGACCATCATATCTGATACTCTGGTATTCAGCATAGTAAACAGCTTTCTCCAACATTCCCAAGAAGATGACTCCTCCAATCCAAAACTGGATCCTGAGAAGGTCCCTCCAGTAACACGCCGAAAGAACCAACCACAGCAAAGCCAGCAGCACATACACAATACACATCACCATGTAGaactgacaacaaaaaaaaaaacaaaaagggactGTGATGACTGCATTTCAAGTACGGTGTTGAACTATCATCAGAAATAAGTGTGGCTATTTTGTGTAACTATGTGAGCTgattataaatatttacagtcAGGATCAATGAGCTTTAAAATCAGTCCTCTGGACTGGCTAAGAAATGATGAGATTAATTTTACTGTCAATCAcaggaacaaaaataaaaataacaccagACTTCATTAAgtgttcttgtgtttgtctgtgtgggttctTACCACCATCAGAGGCCACTCAGAGGCAGATATGTAGTCATGAGGACCCTTCATGCTGATAGATactaaacagaaacagacaacgttaattttttttttcccagacatTCACAAATTTATGATAACATCACATAACTAAGTGCTCCGTTGGCCATGTTCCAAGTCTAAGTTGTTGACATCCATATTGCCTTATTTTAAGTGTCCCATCATACTCCCTTAGAATTTCTCAGCACCTCCTTGCCTCGCTCTCATTCATATATactgacaaaaaacacacacacacacacacacacacacacacacacacacacacacacacacacacacacacacacacacacacacacacacagacacacacagacacacacacacacacacacacacacacacgtcatatTGGGACCGGTTACAAGCACCACTGAGAGTTAAGGTACACATGAGGTGGTGCTATGTGCCTACTAGAACTGGGCCTGGCTGGTTTGGTCTGGCGCATCAGAATAACCAAGCAAGGACCCACACTacaaactgaatgaatgtgCATTTTCTTGCCaatcttaaaaaacaaaaaaaacaaaaacaaaacacaaacaaaacaaaaaaaaaactatgtggGAGAAATTATTACAGAAATCAAGAGCTGTTTCATGAATAGACATCATGGGCAGACCTGTATTTATCCTTTAAAAGTCACTTCTACAATATCCTGTTATATTTGAACTTATTTCCCAAATCAACAATTATTAAATTGCAATCATACTGCAGATAGCATAGTACAGTGTCTTGGTAATGTGTGTAGGTTTATGTGTAAATGTATACTGACATTGGAGATTCCAGGTTGGCAGTTGGTTAGCTCGATCAGGACTGTTATCTTTGGCTTCAATGCTCAAGATGAACATGTAAGATCCGTCCTCCCAGCTCTGGGCAACTGCGTCAAGGGGAAGAATAGATGTCACCTGTGCAACAAtagaaaagggaggaaaacgTCAGAAGAGACAAGATTCCTGGTTTTGATTAGACCATATGCTTTTGGTAACACCAAATTCCACCCTGGTGTAATGTGTAGATGTCTAATCTGACAAAGCAGTCTCACTAACCTCTTTTGGAGGGACAGCAGCTTTTCCAGGTTCTCCTGCAGCACTACCCTTCTCTGATGCAActggctgagagagagagatggaaactcaaacatttaataataaattcaaatataGACATGAACAAGTAAGAAGACATGCAAAATCAAGTCTAAATATGCAATAGGGACAAAAGTATTGGCCCACCAAAACAATAGACctaaattcaaagaaattaataCAGAATTCGACTGGGAGGAGAGGGTGTGACTCAAACAAATGAGTCACATGCAAATTCTTCAAGACCAAACTCACTCAAAGACCATAAACATAATGGGTAAATGTTTACTGAGTTAACAAAGCAAAAAGTAAGACCACTATCAGAATGCAAGTTTAAGGTACTTCAGCACTGGCTCCACTTTTCACACTTGGAGGCTGCATCCACTTTTAGATAAATTCTGTGGTTATGTTGCTTGCATGCCTGTGTGTACTGAGACAGTGGTTGATTTTATATTTCTGCCCTAATGTTTTGCTGTTCCCAGTTGCtttgcatgttttgtgtttttatagttTTGACCAttctctttgtggttgttgctgtaaaTCCAGTTGCATTGATTGTCCTTAAAACATTCTTCCTAAGCACTCCAGATGAACCTTAATACAGTTGGTAGTTGGCTTAACACCGGTGGGTTTTGAGTAATGATTAATGAATAATGTCCCTAATTATGCAGCTAATTATTCCATGTTACACACTGACACGCGTCACAAGCCTTGTACAAATAAGTTAGTAGAGGGTCTCAGTTCTGTCTATAACAGCTGCATTAGAAAATGGCAACTGTTAACATTATGTATGAAACAGTCCAAGTGATTGTTGTTGccagttgatttatttataggTTTAAATCACTAGAATCTGCTTCCATCACTATTCATTCACTACATTAAAAGATTTGGTTATTGCAAATGCACACCTACACTGAATGTGAATGCCttgattttttaaatgtattttgtgtgttttcatgttggtttttttgaaGTATCTATCCATCAAGCTTTCAATCAATCAAGCTGATTTTGTACATCTGGGGAAATAATGCACAGACAGTCAAATCATCTTATTGtattttactgtatgtgtgtgttgtttgtgtacACCTTTGGCTTAGGAGGCTCCacatctctcttcctcctccctgaaGTCTGTTCTGTACTTGGCtgaaatcaaaaagaaaatggttgCTGTTGGTTTAGTTCAAGGAGCCTTATCCCCTGGCAAATTGTTCTAATTCCTGTAAATACGTAAACTCTTATGTCAAAACAATGTTGGTAGTAGGGCCCGACCCTTATGGATTTTTTGGGGCCGATGCCAATACCGATTATTAGGGGAAAAAATCCGATAACTGATTAGTTGGCCAATTTTGCTCCGGTCTTATCTGGAAACATGCAGCTGCCTCAGTGAGAGAAGTAGCTGGTCGATTACGTAATGTGTACTGTTATGTTTATTCTACCGTTACTGGTGCGGCTAATAGCACACAGCTAATTCTAACTTTAGCTTGCATATTACATAGTGCTTAAACATTAGCGtgacagagaccaacacagCGGGGAACATCGTGAAGTGGGTTGAATTGAAACTGGTTGAccaattgtttatttatttcacaaacttGTTCATTAATCTTTTGAGGCGGACCACTCTCCCCCGTGTGGCCCTGCCGCTGCCTGCTCCAGATCAGTCACTCAGCTGTGCTGTGAGGGGGTTAGTGGAGTTTGTCATGAGGTCGGTACGCCCTCTACAGGATAAATAGCCTGATGTCGGGGGATATTTTTAAGGGGGAGAatcttttcaaagtaaaaccaaGTCTTATTccctgcattttatttctgaaaatatcagGGACAATCGGCGAATTTTGCCCCATTACTGATTATTCTCTAACGGGCTATTATCGGGCTATAACCGATAAATCGGTCGGGACCTAGTTGGTAGAATATGATTTTACCTCACAACCGAACAGTGTCCATATAGAGACAGAGCTAAGATGGCTGTCTTATGGCTGCCCAACAGAGTTTTCAAAGACTCACATAGTATCAATAGTATCTACGTGTCTGGTCTAGAGCTTCTAAAGAGATAACTTGTGAGCAGAATGTGAAGTGTGAAAATGATGACAAAACTTGGAGAAAGACTTGATATGCATCTGTTTGGCAGTGACATGCATTTTAAGTTCCACTTACATTGGTCAAAAATCTGCAAAGAACTGCAACATGACTATTTTCATGGAAATGTAAAAGGGAAGACTCTGGCTCAGATTGCAGAATGGTACTGATGTAAACAAAATAACTGGATGAACATCCTAATATTAAACAATTTCTGTGTTCTAATATTTTTCAGAGCACTGACACTATACGCACACCTGTTACCTGGTCAGTGGAGTGTTGTTGAACAAGAAATACTGAGGTTACACCTTTTGCTAAGAGCCACATGGCATCAAATTCCACAATCACTGACTGAAgccaggtcaggtcaggtcagctCACTTTATTTGTACCCataagtttatttgttttgcaccaaaaaaggagagaaggcaTCCATAATAAATATTATAGACCGAGATACAAGAGACAGCAAAGATGTATACACAAGGACATGAAATACTCTTACTGATAGACTTAACAGGACAAGAAACCATAAGaaatcttactgcctcatctgacatttccttgactactttcctcacactctgtccccttcttcctaactccctcaacaaagcaacagttGGCAATActgttgcccctatcaaaaatctaagactactttcctccatactccacagctccttccaactaagctttttcttctctacaccttcccagttcaaccactgtccctgcttagcctgagccactgccctcgcactccttaatatttccccctgtctacaaacctgctccacaactagcttcctcttctctttgggacctgctctaatccacaccggtttgcctaggccaagccccaagcctaccccagcctaaccctaaccctaaccagtCTGTActttacccacaatctctgtatgcctaagaattgctttcgcttcctgcactgccattcttggattccattttctccccttggttgggtttggaactaactaccacatctttactctcagataacaggagctctgtcctaaccttagtacatttaaagtCCTcaactagactagatactgggagctgaactATGCCTTttccatacagtgccacagtgcttacACATCTTggaacaccgagccacttcctaatgtaaaagcttactagtctttccattttctctgcagcagatattggaatctcatataccgacGGTGGCCACATCAGCCtgagaaataatccaaactgcaaacaccagagcttcaactttcctggaagtcctgatttatctattctatccagtccctcagcaacatccttccgaAACTGCACTATCTATTCTCCGTCATGCGATTCTGTTTTCTACCACCTACCTAGGCTCTTTACTTGTTTTTCCTTAATTATTGGAATTGGAAATACAAACgttcgatcacttaatcttcctctacttattgagatacttctagacttactaggcttgattgtcatactagcccactttaagtttttactAAGTCTCTCATGTATTCTGatcatacatggcaccgttgtagttatcaacgtcatatcatccatgtatgccctaattggtgtaattGGCTAATTGGCATCccatcctgctgcctctctccatctagaagctctaataattacctccattgtgAATGCcaatggagaaattgtacaccctcccataatacctatttctagcctctgccaacctattgtaaagcctgctgtacttaaacatagtctgatatcctggaaatatgttcttgctaaattgacaactacttCAGGCAcactaaaataatcaaacgcctcccaaataaggctatcTGGCACTggcccaaatgcatttgctaagtccaagaatatcacatgcaagtctcttttctcactcttggctgcctgaatctgatgccacATCATGCCAGTGTGCTttaaacaccctgcgaaacctggtattcctgccttctgtactgaagtatctattaagctattcctttctaaataactagctagtctccgtgcaactacactaaagaaaatcttcctctctacattcaggagagagatcatatgGAACGgactcaggtctgaagactcctttggaataagaacacctcctgccctacacCATGttctgggaatagactgtttcttccaaactattcttaattgcctccacaaaaactttaggatatcaggtgtgCTTTTATAAACCCATTTGACCCATTTtgactccatttggccctgggaCCTaagaagccttcgcacgcctgactacctcctcaacctccttccaTCTAGGTGATCTACCTccccctaatggtggcatgtcaggtggaagccctactactctattatgctcagaatctgaatatgtatttctcaggtactcttctacttctatctttgttgctttaagctgccctcccttttcctggttaaacaatcctttcaCAAACTTGACTGGGTCCCTGTAAAACGCTGtccttacatattctttcttcttttctctttttcctaagatattTGGCCCTTCTGAGTACTGCTAGCCTActtctttaactaatttctccatttctctttgctgtctagacttagctacctgtactctttcaccCTTCTTTCTATCTTGCTCACCAAATCTTTCAACACCAtaagagtaaattatgtctcccatcctccctaatctatcacttgcgttTCCTCCTCGGCTGTTCAGAATTactgacaagtccctgttgactgtctcccattctttgctactatttgccctagGCCATTTAACTATAGCTCTCTAGCTTGCTGCtgaatatttctctctctgactggcctgGCCACCtcagtatcagctgcatcccttctaacctcctcctccacctctgtggctgtatTGTGgatatccttcgaactgtggttttctacctgtcacTGGATTTCATCCAACTaactcaattgacttcttaaaaagttctgctcgatgcggccacactgcccttcttttcccacacatctctttcttccctgatgcactctaaggcctctaattgatgttactttctgccaaccacaaggtCAAACCTGGAGCTTTTCCCCCTCTAATctaccatttttattctctccagccacactcactttgcccttcaaactattctgcccacttctagtcctagagaataggtccgtgcccctatccttcactgagtcacatattcaactcgtagtcttatccgttccagtgtctgttaccatgtagtctgcctgtgagtgaTCTTCCACCTCtgctgacccttggggtattttccttatctgacttgtAGCTCGTGCTGCTAAACCTTGCCACtgcaatattttcccttttactgcaaataaatatcagctccaaatatcg
It includes:
- the LOC115053573 gene encoding transmembrane protein 87A; amino-acid sequence: MASSTGAVRAGPGLCSSVLLLLLLADISGPVSAVSEPGKWILNVESETLKTQKYFYFAKTLFNGSYIHLRLNTCNSSSPVHLNISWYLRNSHCRDEVFKMNPQDRVNYFMSAKVKPGGGSGYYVFHQYTDIPCQPNSGPHTFGLETMDVKTRLTELQPSTEQTSGRRKRDVEPPKPKPVASEKGSAAGEPGKAAVPPKEVTSILPLDAVAQSWEDGSYMFILSIEAKDNSPDRANQLPTWNLQLSISMKGPHDYISASEWPLMVFYMVMCIVYVLLALLWLVLSACYWRDLLRIQFWIGGVIFLGMLEKAVYYAEYQSIRYDGLPVYGAVVFAEVLSAVKRTLARVLVIIASLGYGIVKPRLGALLHRVVGVGLLYLMFCIIEGILRVTSELGNNNNSKILCEIVLAFTDACIVWWIFVSLAQTMKLLRLRRNVVKLSLYRHFTNTLIFAVIASVIFIIWTTKTFKMSKCRSDWRELWIDDAFWRFLFSIILLVIMFLWRPSANNQRYAFSPLVDEESEEEEKEPMMNEAFEGMKMRGMKNETNGTAKPNKMDEDLKWVEENIPSSMADVALPPLLDSDEEIMTTKFEMSKME